The genomic region TATGACCGTCCTTTTGCTCATTCCAATCAACTCAGCTATTGTTTTTTGGGTGGGAAAACAGGCCTGACTTTTTGAATTAGCAAAAGAAGCTAAAACATTGTATACAGCGAGACCGGAAGACTTAAGGCTTCGGCTGAAAAGTTGCAATACTTTTTTATTTATCCAAAACCAATCTCCGTTTTTTATATGCCTGATCTCATTTTTCTCATTACTTGTCATAATTTTTAGTAGAATCTCTTCATCCAGACATGTTCACAGATAGTCTGGGCAAGAAGCACTAAATTTTTTCTCATCTCGTCTATTTCTTTGTTCGACAAATCAGGCATTTTAAGAATGCAACGATATTTAGTGTAAATGTTCGATTGGTTTTTTCTTTTAGGCATGCCTTTATCTCTGGATTTTGTTCTGCCTTTCCATAAT from Nitrospinota bacterium harbors:
- a CDS encoding helix-turn-helix domain-containing protein, encoding MTSNEKNEIRHIKNGDWFWINKKVLQLFSRSLKSSGLAVYNVLASFANSKSQACFPTQKTIAELIGMSKRTVIRRIRELQEFGLLAVEKRRGRCLYRLLKPEVTKGTQVGDRREHKQELYNKKY